A single Deltaproteobacteria bacterium DNA region contains:
- a CDS encoding FMN-binding glutamate synthase family protein, producing the protein MNLLQPNANEALQSGNRSRSVAPQSGICSRCVDGCRGNCDLFQSSFRGRELLYPGPFGSVTAGGDKDYPVDYSHLNIMGYAFGANGVQADPDHATFPAVNTETAFGAGEKVKMRVPIFTGALGSTMIAQKNWEHFSVGAAISGISLVCGENVCGIDPQLERNGNGKVVHSPEMKRRVESYRRYREGYGDILVQMNVEDTNFGVAEYVVEKLGVETIELKWGQGAKCIGGEIKVDSLERAIELKKRGYIVTPDPEDPAIQKSFKDGAVRQFERHSRLGFIEQENFMKEVERLRALGAKRVTLKTGAYPMRELAMAIRWSSDAKIDLLTIDGAPGGTGMSPWRMMNEWGIPSIYLHSMAYDLCRRLSARGKWAPDLAFAGGFSGEDHVFKCLALGAPYTKAVCMGRALMIPGMVGKNIQLWLSGEDGGLPKTVSRYGNTKEEIFINYETLKAKYGNEVDVLPTGAIGIYSAVDKIKVGLQQLMAGARKWETKYIDRNDLCSLTEECAKVTGIPYVMDSYKDEALAIIDA; encoded by the coding sequence ATGAATCTGCTTCAACCCAATGCCAACGAGGCGCTTCAGAGCGGAAACCGTTCCCGGAGCGTGGCGCCGCAGTCGGGCATCTGCAGCCGGTGTGTGGACGGTTGCAGGGGCAACTGCGATCTGTTCCAGTCGTCGTTCAGAGGAAGAGAATTGTTGTATCCGGGGCCCTTTGGAAGTGTTACCGCGGGCGGTGACAAAGACTACCCGGTGGATTATTCCCACCTCAATATCATGGGATACGCCTTCGGGGCGAATGGGGTTCAGGCCGATCCCGATCATGCGACTTTTCCGGCGGTGAACACGGAAACCGCTTTCGGCGCGGGCGAAAAAGTCAAAATGAGAGTTCCCATTTTCACAGGTGCGCTGGGAAGCACGATGATTGCTCAAAAGAATTGGGAGCACTTCTCCGTTGGCGCCGCGATCAGCGGCATATCCTTGGTGTGCGGCGAGAACGTGTGCGGCATCGATCCTCAATTGGAAAGAAACGGCAACGGCAAGGTCGTACATTCGCCCGAAATGAAACGCCGAGTGGAATCGTATCGGCGGTACCGTGAAGGATATGGCGATATCCTGGTTCAGATGAATGTGGAAGACACCAATTTTGGTGTCGCCGAATACGTGGTTGAGAAACTGGGCGTGGAAACCATAGAGCTCAAATGGGGCCAGGGAGCCAAATGTATCGGCGGTGAAATCAAGGTGGATTCACTGGAACGGGCCATAGAACTCAAAAAGCGAGGCTACATTGTGACGCCGGACCCTGAGGATCCCGCCATTCAGAAGTCTTTTAAGGATGGGGCCGTCAGACAGTTCGAGCGACATTCACGACTGGGGTTCATCGAACAGGAAAACTTCATGAAGGAAGTCGAACGCCTTCGCGCCCTGGGCGCAAAACGCGTGACATTGAAGACCGGGGCGTACCCGATGCGCGAGTTGGCCATGGCGATCCGGTGGTCTTCGGATGCCAAGATTGACCTTCTGACTATCGACGGCGCGCCGGGCGGAACAGGAATGAGCCCCTGGCGGATGATGAATGAGTGGGGTATTCCTTCCATATATCTCCATTCCATGGCTTACGACCTTTGCCGGCGGCTTTCGGCGAGAGGAAAATGGGCGCCGGACCTGGCTTTTGCCGGAGGATTTTCCGGTGAGGATCACGTATTCAAATGTCTGGCGTTGGGAGCTCCTTACACTAAAGCCGTGTGTATGGGTCGGGCCTTGATGATTCCCGGTATGGTTGGAAAGAACATCCAGCTATGGCTCTCGGGCGAGGATGGCGGTCTACCCAAGACCGTGTCCAGGTATGGAAACACGAAGGAAGAGATTTTTATCAATTACGAGACGCTAAAGGCCAAATACGGGAATGAAGTCGATGTGCTGCCCACCGGCGCCATCGGCATCTATAGCGCCGTGGACAAAATCAAGGTGGGATTGCAGCAACTGATGGCCGGAGCCAGGAAGTGGGAGACAAAATACATTGATCGAAACGACTTATGTTCCCTGACCGAGGAATGTGCTAAAGTGACCGGAATCCCCTATGTCATGGACTCGTACAAGGACGAAGCATTAGCGATCATTGACGCTTGA
- a CDS encoding DUF128 domain-containing protein, translating into MMEKIEKKRLAILRVLKNADDPLTGAKVAEKLAANGIEISERTVRLYLKDLEEEGLTRNFGKRGRRVTESGLRELAAAGGIEKVGFLSAKIDQMTYRMDFDLNRKSGTVVVNITLVDLHDLISVLPLICRVFEERYTMGRLVALFQPGERVDDILVPEGKLGLATVCSITLNGVLLQSGIPTNSRFGGLLEIRRKDPTRFVEIITYDGTSLDPLEVFIRSGMTDYLGAITTGNGRIGASFREFPSASQRRVEEIARELEEVGLGGLLRIGNPGQSLFDIPVSEGRIGAVVIGGLNPVAVLEETGRRVYSRALAGLIEFDRLFPYTELNREVGKLSR; encoded by the coding sequence ATTATGGAGAAGATCGAAAAGAAACGACTCGCCATCCTGCGAGTGCTCAAAAATGCGGATGACCCCCTCACCGGCGCCAAGGTGGCCGAAAAGCTAGCCGCCAACGGCATCGAGATCAGCGAACGCACGGTGCGGTTGTATCTTAAAGATTTAGAAGAAGAGGGGCTCACCAGGAACTTCGGAAAGCGAGGCCGACGTGTTACGGAAAGCGGATTGAGGGAGCTCGCCGCTGCCGGCGGCATCGAAAAGGTGGGGTTTCTGTCCGCCAAAATCGATCAGATGACCTACAGGATGGACTTCGACCTGAACCGCAAGTCCGGAACCGTCGTAGTAAACATCACTCTTGTGGATCTTCATGACCTGATCTCCGTGCTCCCTCTGATCTGCCGCGTATTCGAGGAACGCTACACGATGGGCCGTCTCGTGGCCCTTTTTCAACCGGGGGAACGCGTTGACGATATTTTGGTGCCCGAGGGAAAGCTGGGCCTGGCCACCGTGTGTTCCATCACTCTCAACGGAGTTCTCCTTCAATCCGGCATCCCTACCAACTCTCGCTTCGGCGGATTGCTCGAGATCCGAAGGAAGGACCCCACGCGTTTCGTCGAGATCATCACCTATGACGGCACCAGCCTGGACCCCCTCGAAGTGTTTATTCGCAGCGGAATGACCGATTACCTCGGAGCCATAACAACCGGAAACGGCCGCATAGGCGCGAGCTTCAGGGAATTTCCTTCGGCCAGCCAGCGCAGAGTCGAGGAAATCGCACGAGAACTCGAGGAAGTCGGGCTGGGAGGATTGCTACGCATAGGGAACCCCGGCCAGTCGTTGTTCGACATACCCGTCAGCGAAGGGCGTATAGGTGCGGTAGTGATCGGAGGTCTCAACCCGGTAGCCGTACTCGAGGAAACCGGACGACGGGTCTATTCCCGGGCCCTGGCGGGTCTTATAGAATTCGACCGTTTGTTCCCCTACACGGAACTGAACAGGGAAGTCGGCAAGTTGAGTCGCTGA
- a CDS encoding ABC transporter substrate-binding protein has translation MSVANRARNTGPAGRLGLGIWTVLMAALVSVLCEISLPAAFAESADDAITLGVLYPITGPDAERGTEAWKGAQLAAMDVNLSGGILGAPVRLALGDTQSDPQIALQEARRLQSFENIECLIGVLDGECAASVSRFAELQGLVFLGSGHEEGRLLLEEFRPVYFHLTPSTHQTATLAGLYAATLPWEQYAVCGPDTESSRTAATAFIEALASEKKGAVLRAQWWTRPNDPDFTEIIETLRKDHFPIALCLYRDRNLAEFFRQSRLLGLFPNTRLICPFGGGDYLFLKEMGDRIPDGFLMGAHHHLNWPDTQANVRYVYRFKGRFGHFPSESAIDGYVAVRFAAQGFNEAGSLQNLDKLIKTMESLKLSLPWDTPGFQSHMHSESHQLVLPLAMGKTTSGSEFPPAVKMIKEWFSVSPSRLMIAPWDIFEGRYPKKE, from the coding sequence ATGAGTGTAGCGAATAGAGCCCGAAACACCGGTCCTGCCGGCCGGCTCGGGCTAGGTATATGGACGGTTCTGATGGCGGCGCTGGTTTCCGTCCTCTGTGAAATCTCCCTTCCCGCGGCTTTCGCCGAGTCGGCCGACGATGCCATTACGTTGGGCGTATTGTACCCCATTACGGGACCTGACGCGGAACGGGGGACGGAAGCCTGGAAAGGCGCTCAGCTTGCGGCCATGGATGTAAATCTGTCCGGCGGCATACTCGGCGCACCCGTTCGTCTCGCATTGGGAGACACACAGAGCGATCCTCAGATCGCCCTGCAAGAAGCCAGGCGCCTTCAAAGCTTCGAGAATATCGAGTGCCTGATCGGAGTATTGGACGGAGAATGCGCCGCGAGCGTTTCCCGTTTCGCGGAACTGCAGGGACTGGTATTTCTCGGATCCGGCCACGAGGAGGGCCGACTCCTCCTCGAGGAGTTTCGCCCCGTCTATTTTCACCTTACGCCTTCGACTCATCAGACGGCCACTCTGGCCGGACTTTATGCGGCTACTCTTCCCTGGGAGCAGTACGCCGTCTGCGGTCCGGATACGGAGTCGAGTCGAACGGCTGCGACCGCTTTCATCGAAGCGCTGGCCTCCGAAAAGAAAGGCGCTGTGTTGCGAGCCCAGTGGTGGACCCGGCCCAACGATCCGGACTTCACCGAGATCATTGAAACACTGCGAAAAGATCATTTCCCCATTGCTCTCTGCCTGTACCGAGACCGGAACCTTGCAGAGTTTTTTCGCCAGAGCCGGCTGCTGGGCCTGTTCCCAAACACCCGGCTCATCTGTCCCTTCGGCGGCGGGGACTACCTTTTTCTAAAAGAGATGGGAGACCGCATTCCGGATGGTTTTCTGATGGGGGCTCACCATCATCTGAACTGGCCCGACACCCAGGCAAATGTTCGCTACGTGTATCGGTTCAAGGGTCGCTTCGGCCACTTTCCTTCTGAATCCGCCATAGACGGATATGTGGCCGTGCGATTTGCCGCCCAGGGATTCAACGAAGCCGGTTCTCTCCAGAATCTGGACAAACTGATCAAGACCATGGAATCGTTGAAACTTTCCCTTCCCTGGGACACGCCGGGATTTCAGTCACACATGCACTCCGAGAGCCACCAACTGGTCCTTCCGCTGGCCATGGGAAAGACAACTAGCGGATCCGAATTCCCCCCGGCCGTCAAAATGATTAAAGAGTGGTTTTCCGTTTCGCCGTCCCGGCTTATGATAGCTCCGTGGGATATCTTCGAAGGACGATATCCGAAAAAAGAGTGA